ATATCATTATATATCAACACATTAGACACAATTTAGTAGCAGGTAGCAGATCAATCTGCATTTTTTAGGTTCTTCGTCACTTTAGGTGCAAGCTATTGCATTGAGCCTTTTATTTATAGTGCTTTTACCAACTTTTTATCAGATTCAATAAATGGCTTATTAAAAAGCATGTAGAGTCTTTATTAAATAAGCATTTGAGACCGTTTGCTTGCACCTAAAGTGACGAAGAACCATTTTTTAATAACCAGGAGAGATTAAAGCGATAATGCAGCCTGCTGCTTACCAAATGAATCACATTGTCCGGTGTCTGTGTAGCGGCCAGATAGCCTCGAGGCTCGGCATGAGTGGCATCCATTTCAAAGAACTGTGTCCATGCACCACCATTCAGATAACGAGAAGCACCATCGGTGAGTAGTTTCTTCACCGGCCATGTTTTGCCTTCATCAAAAGAGATAGCTGCATACATTCCATATCCCCGAAATTCCTTTCCATTTTTATCTTTAAAAATCAATCCACGCTCAGAAGGAGCTGTCCGTAAAGGGTGATCGGTAAAGGAAATAAGCAGAAGTGGCCCCTCATTCAGTCGTCTTAAAACAAGTCGCTGCTGACCTTCAATAGGCGGAAATTCAGAAGCGGAATAAGTCCACGTTTTACCCATATCGCTAGAAATACTCATTGGCATACGCATCCTGCCCGTTGAATCGGCAACGTTATTATTTCGTCCAAAAGCCATCAGCCTTCCATCCTTCAACTGAACCACACCCGCATGAATTCCTGCAATAGTACCTCCGGTATCAGTCCAGGTCTGCCCACCATCTTTGCTGATATGCACAGCAGTGCTATCTTTTCCGCCCGGTCCGGCATCACAAAGCTGAACAAACCAACCCTCTTTTGTCTTTATTGTCCCAGCAATTACCTGATGACGCTTTACATGTTCGGGCTCAATTATTCGCGCAAAAGTCCATGTTTTTCCATTATCGCGGCTTATTCTTTGAATCATCATTAAGTTCTGCCAGTCACCCGCTGCCTCTACTCCATTAATATGATAAAGCGTACCGTTACCATCATTCATCAATGCCGATCCGGTCATATTTCTGTCGGGTACCTTAAAGAAAGGCGATGCCTGATCCCATTCCTTAGCTCCGGCACGCAACCGGGAAGCAAGTACAACCATCTCACGTCCATTCTCATGTTCGGCAGAGAACCAGATAGCAAGTAAGTCACCATTATCACACCAGGTAATAGCTGGTTGATGATTATGTTGATAGAAAGGAGTTTTTGAAGAACAATCGGGCTTTACAACGAAAGGAATCGGAGCCATAAACAACGGCTCTTTATCTTGTTTCTTCCAGACAGCCTTTACTTGCGATACATGTTCACTATTCAAAGCAGTTTCAATGTTAGTAAGCGGTTTACTTGCAGGATACTCAGCCTGTACAATACGAAAACCGGTCAAAGCATGTTTATCTTCTGAAATCATAGCCATACGGTTCGAACTACGCAAAAAAGTTTCAGGCGTACTGTGGCTTCCTCCACGTGTAACTCTGAACTCGCCCCTACTCTGCCCCACAGGATCAGTCTGCACCTCTGAAGGATAAGGACCATACCAGTCGTTACACCACTCTTCCACATTTCCATGCATATCATAAATGCCAAAAGCATTGGCTGGTGTTTGTCCTACCTTTAATGAAACAGACTGATAATCTCTCACTATTCTCTGATCTTTCAGATAGACAGCCGGCAGTCCGTCGCCCATACTAAAAGAATAACAACTACCCGCACGGCAAGCATACTCCCACTCCGCCTCAGTGGGCAAACGATAAGTCTTGCCCTCTTTCTTGCTCAGCCATTTACAAAAAGCCATCGCATCGTTATAGCTGACAAAGATCACCGCTTCATCATCGGCTTTCGAAAGTCCATTCTTCCCACGAAGTGTTTTATGTTCAGGACAGAACTCCTTATATTGTGCGTTTGTAATTTCTGTCTTTCCAATTCGGAAAGGATGAGAGATAATCACTTTGTGTACCGGAGCTTCATCAAAGTTCTCTCCAATACCGGTTCCCCCCATATAAAAACTCCCAGCTGGAACGTTTACCAATGGAATAAGCTCTTTCTCCTGTGCATTTACAGCAATAGAAAAGAACGGAAGCCATATTGCTGTAAAAATTATCTTTTGAATGTTTTTCATTGATTTTATGTTAAAGCCACAAAGATAATCTTTACTTAAAAACGAGGACAAAAAAAGTTCCTCAAATTACTATACAAATTTTAGAAAGACTTATATTTAACATATTAAATTCTTTTATACACTAGAAATTTATTTACTTAGCAGATAATTTATTTTCACCTTAATAATCTATATTTAAATTTCATGAAAAGAAAAACGATTAAATCTGCTTTAATAATGCTGATGTTCCTATTATCAGCATTTTCATGTGATTCATGCAAGGATGACATTAATTTGAATGAATTACCAGCTGAAACTCATGAAGGAAAAAACAATATAGGATGTTATGTGGATGGAAATTTATGGGTAGCATACAATAATTTAGCTCCTATTTTTCAATCTGATATATGGGCTGCAATTAGTAAAAACGACAACCAATTTAAACTATTTATAGAGGCTAAACGTAGAGATACGGAAACAGGAATAGGCTTTGTTGTTTTAAACCCTAAAGAAAACGAAACCTTATTAATTAAGAATATAGGTTTTCACCTCATTGAAAATGGAACTTGTGGCGGGGAATATGAAAATATTGGATCTATCTTTATTACCAAACTAGATACTATAAAGAATATAGTAAGCGGAAGATTCTCATTTACTTTAAAATGTAAGGATTCTAATTCAGTTGTAAATGTTACAGATGGACGATTTGATATATCACTTCGTAAAGAGTATTAACCTTAAATTATTACAAATAAAAAAAATACAAATAGCACTCTATTTACTGTTTATATTAACAATCCCAACGTATGCACAAACTCCGGATCAAGATATTACAAACAGGGTGAATTACGTTTTCGCAAAAATAGATAAAAGTAAAATATCGACAGGAATATTAAGTAACTGTTTTGGATTAGTAAAAAGTGTATATCATTAGGTGGTATGAGTAAAGATTGTTATCTTTAAATGTAACAATCAAATCACAAATAAAGATGTTTACACTTCATTACCCCACAGACCTAACTGATATACGTTGGTAAGATATAGAAAAAATAATAGAGCCACAATTTTTTAAGTTAAAACATTCTTTACGTTATTAAATGCTATATTTTACGTAGTAAAACCCTTGCCTGTTTCTCTTCAAGTGAACAAACTTATTTAAATCAAAATAAGAGAAAGAGAGACAAAAAATTAGCTTAAATCAATTTTGTAATTAACAGTAAGAAATAATATTAAAAAAAAGAAAAGCTCCGAAAACTAAGTTTCCGGAGCTTTTCTTTGGCGGTGCGTACGAGACTCGAACTCGTGACCCCATGCGTGACAGGCATGTATTCTAACCAACTGAACTAACGCACCATTTAATTTTTGTTTGCCATCTCTCTCGATTGCGGATGCAAAGGTAGATATTTTTTTTTAACCTGCAAGCGTTTTAAGAAAGAAAGCTAAAAAAAAGCTTGCTGAATATAGCTTACAAAAGAATAATCAAAAGATATTTTACTCTCCCACTAACAGATACTACAAATAGTAAATACAAGAAATAGAAGAGGATACACATAATACAAAATTAAAACTCCGAGAATACTTTATAAGATTTTGTGCTTATAAAAAAAATAGCTACGTTTTCCACACCATCGAGACAACCTCTCCTTTTACAAGGAATTGCTTAATGGATATGAACATATTGTTGAGTGGGGCCGTGACGTCCGCTTAAGAGCAAGCAACCCTTACTTCATTCGGAACAGACTGATATATTGGCAGAAACATTCTTCTTATCCTGTTTGTTTTTCTTATATAAATTAAAACATCAATAATTGTCGCGTACTATATTCATTATTTAAAGAACATCAAGTCATAAATAAACTAGTATGAATACAAAAGAGCAATATTGCAAATACTCGCTAATTGCGATTATTTTGGTTTTAGGGGTAATCTTATTTACGAAATTCACTCCTTTTTTTACCGGAATTCTGGGTGCATTAACAATCTATCTTCTAGTAAGAAAACAAATGATTTATCTCACTGAGAAAAAACATTTTAAACAAGGATTGGCAGCTGCGCTCATGATAGGTGAGGCTATATTATGTTTTCTTGTTCCTATTTCGCTGGTAGTTTGGCTACTCATAAATAAATTACAAAATCTTAATCTTGATACGCATGCTTATATAACATCAATTAAACATATTGCAGACCTCGTTCAAGAAAAAACAGGTTATAATGTACTCAACAGTGATAATTTATCAACAATAACTTCCTCATTGCCAGCACTGGGAAGGTTCTTAGTAGGAAATATAACAAACTTTAGCATTAATATTTTTATAATGCTCTTTGTTCTCTTTTTTATGTTGATTGACAGAAAGAAGATGGAAACCTACATTTACGAATTGCTACCTTTTACCAAAGTAAACAAAAAGAGTGTGATTGCGGAAATAAACATGATAGTAAAATCAAATGCAATAGGCATTCCCTTATTGGCTATTGTACAAGGTGTAGTATCAATGATTGGATATTTCATTTTCGGAGTACCAAATCCTTTCCTTTTCGGCTTCCTGAGCTGCTTTGCAACTATTATTCCTATAATTGGAGTTGCATTGATGTGGTTTCCATTAGTAATATATCTTTTATTGGTAGGTCATTGGGGATTTGCTATCGGACTTTTTGCTTATTCAATCATTATC
This genomic interval from uncultured Bacteroides sp. contains the following:
- a CDS encoding SUMF1/EgtB/PvdO family nonheme iron enzyme, encoding MKNIQKIIFTAIWLPFFSIAVNAQEKELIPLVNVPAGSFYMGGTGIGENFDEAPVHKVIISHPFRIGKTEITNAQYKEFCPEHKTLRGKNGLSKADDEAVIFVSYNDAMAFCKWLSKKEGKTYRLPTEAEWEYACRAGSCYSFSMGDGLPAVYLKDQRIVRDYQSVSLKVGQTPANAFGIYDMHGNVEEWCNDWYGPYPSEVQTDPVGQSRGEFRVTRGGSHSTPETFLRSSNRMAMISEDKHALTGFRIVQAEYPASKPLTNIETALNSEHVSQVKAVWKKQDKEPLFMAPIPFVVKPDCSSKTPFYQHNHQPAITWCDNGDLLAIWFSAEHENGREMVVLASRLRAGAKEWDQASPFFKVPDRNMTGSALMNDGNGTLYHINGVEAAGDWQNLMMIQRISRDNGKTWTFARIIEPEHVKRHQVIAGTIKTKEGWFVQLCDAGPGGKDSTAVHISKDGGQTWTDTGGTIAGIHAGVVQLKDGRLMAFGRNNNVADSTGRMRMPMSISSDMGKTWTYSASEFPPIEGQQRLVLRRLNEGPLLLISFTDHPLRTAPSERGLIFKDKNGKEFRGYGMYAAISFDEGKTWPVKKLLTDGASRYLNGGAWTQFFEMDATHAEPRGYLAATQTPDNVIHLVSSRLHYRFNLSWLLKNGSSSL
- a CDS encoding AI-2E family transporter, whose translation is MNTKEQYCKYSLIAIILVLGVILFTKFTPFFTGILGALTIYLLVRKQMIYLTEKKHFKQGLAAALMIGEAILCFLVPISLVVWLLINKLQNLNLDTHAYITSIKHIADLVQEKTGYNVLNSDNLSTITSSLPALGRFLVGNITNFSINIFIMLFVLFFMLIDRKKMETYIYELLPFTKVNKKSVIAEINMIVKSNAIGIPLLAIVQGVVSMIGYFIFGVPNPFLFGFLSCFATIIPIIGVALMWFPLVIYLLLVGHWGFAIGLFAYSIIITSHVDNLGRFILQKKLANTHPLITIFGVFIGLSLFGFMGIIFGPLLLSIFLLCVNIFKLEYLEGKK